In Equus quagga isolate Etosha38 chromosome 14, UCLA_HA_Equagga_1.0, whole genome shotgun sequence, one DNA window encodes the following:
- the PTBP1 gene encoding polypyrimidine tract-binding protein 1 isoform X2, translated as MGRPGRAASPGRGGGHLGGLWRSIVPDIAVGTKRGSDELFSACVTNGPFIMSSGSASAANGNDSKKFKGDSRSAGVPSRVIHIRKLPNDVTEGEVISLGLPFGKVTNLLMLKGKNQAFIEMNTEEAANTMVNYYTSVTPVLRGQPIYIQFSNHKELKTDSSPNQARAQAALQAVNSVQSGNLALAASAAAVDAGMAMAGQSPVLRIIVENLFYPVTLDVLHQIFSKFGTVLKIITFTKNNQFQALLQYAEPVSAQHAKLSLDGQNIYNACCTLRIDFSKLTSLNVKYNNDKSRDYTRPDLPSGDSQPSLDQTMAAAFGAPGIMSASPYAGAGFPPTFAIPQAAGLSVPNVHGALAPLAIPSAAAAAAAGRIALPGLAGAGNSVLLVSNLNPERVTPQSLFILFGVYGDVQRVKILFNKKENALVQMADGSQAQLAMSHLNGHKLHGKPVRITLSKHQNVQLPREGQEDQGLTKDYGSSPLHRFKKPGSKNFQNIFPPSATLHLSNIPPSISEDDLKILFSSNGGIVKGFKFFQKDRKMALIQMGSVEEAIQALIDLHNHDLGENHHLRVSFSKSTI; from the exons ATGGGGCGGCCAGGCCGCGCGGCCTCCCCGGGGCGGGGTGGCGGTCACCTGGGCGGCCTCTGGCGCAG CATCGTCCCAGACATAGCAGTTGGTACAAAG cGGGGATCTGACGAGCTCTTCTCTGCCTGCGTCACCAACGGACCCTTTATCATGAGCAGCGGCTCGGCCTCCGCAG CCAACGGGAATGACAGCAAGAAGTTCAAGGGCGACAGCAGGAGCGCAGGCGTGCCCTCCCGCGTCATCCACATCCGAAAGCTGCCCAACGACGTCACCGAGGGCGAGGTCATCTCTCTGGGGCTGCCCTTCGGGAAGGTTACCAACCTCCTGATGCTGAAGGGGAAGAACCAG GCCTTCATCGAGATGAACACGGAGGAGGCCGCCAACACCATGGTGAACTATTACACGTCAGTGACGCCCGTGCTGCGCGGCCAGCCCATCTACATCCAGTTCTCTAACCACAAGGAGCTCAAGACCGACAGCTCGCCCAACCAGGCG CGCGCCCAGGCAGCCCTGCAGGCCGTGAACTCGGTCCAGTCAGGAAATCTGGCCCTGGCCGCCTCGGCCGCCGCGGTGGACGCCGGGATGGCGATGGCCGGCCAGAGCCCGGTGCTGAGGATCATCGTGGAGAATCTGTTCTACCCGGTGACCCTGGACGTGCTCCACCAG ATCTTCTCCAAGTTCGGCACGGTGCTGAAAATCATCACCTTCACCAAGAACAACCAGTTCCAGGCGCTGCTGCAGTACGCGGAGCCCGTGAGCGCCCAGCACGCCAAGCTG TCGCTGGACGGCCAGAACATCTATAACGCCTGCTGCACGCTGCGCATCGACTTCTCCAAGCTCACCAGCCTCAACGTCAAGTACAACAACGACAAGAGCCGCGACTACACGCGCCCCGACCTGCCCTCGGGCGACAGCCAGCCCTCGCTGGACCAGACCATGGCCGCGGCCTTCG GTGCGCCTGGTATAATGTCAGCCTCTCCGTATGCAGGAGCTGGTTTCCCTCCCACCTTTGCCATTCCTCAAGCCGCAG gcCTCTCTGTCCCCAACGTGCACGGGGCGCTGGCCCCCCTGGCCATCCCGtcggcagcggcagcggcagcagcggGCAGGATCGCCCTCCCGGGCCTGGCTGGGGCCGGGAACTCTGTGCTGCTGGTCAGCAACCTGAACCCCGAG AGAGTCACACCCCAAAGCCTCTTTATTCTTTTCG GCGTGTACGGCGACGTGCAGCGGGTGAAGATCCTCTTCAACAAGAAGGAGAACGCGCTGGTGCAGATGGCCGACGGCAGCCAGGCCCAGCTGG CCATGAGCCACCTCAACGGGCACAAGCTGCACGGGAAGCCGGTGCGCATCACCCTGTCCAAGCACCAGAACGTGCAGCTGCCCCGCGAGGGCCAGGAGGACCAGGGCCTCACCAAGGACTACGGCAGCTCGCCGCTGCACCGCTTCAAGAAGCCGGGCTCCAAGAACTTCCAGAACATCTTCCCGCCCTCCGCCACCCTGCACCTCTCCAACATCCC GCCCTCCATATCCGAGGACGACCTCAAGATCCTCTTCTCCAGCAACGGCGGGATCGTCAAGGGGTTCAAGTTCTTCCA GAAGGACCGGAAGATGGCGCTGATCCAGATGGGCTCCGTGGAGGAGGCGATCCAGGCGCTCATCGACCTGCACAACCACGACCTGGGCGAGAACCACCACCTGCGGGTCTCTTTCTCCAAGTCCACCATCTAG
- the PTBP1 gene encoding polypyrimidine tract-binding protein 1 isoform X6, whose protein sequence is MDGIVPDIAVGTKRGSDELFSACVTNGPFIMSSGSASAANGNDSKKFKGDSRSAGVPSRVIHIRKLPNDVTEGEVISLGLPFGKVTNLLMLKGKNQAFIEMNTEEAANTMVNYYTSVTPVLRGQPIYIQFSNHKELKTDSSPNQARAQAALQAVNSVQSGNLALAASAAAVDAGMAMAGQSPVLRIIVENLFYPVTLDVLHQIFSKFGTVLKIITFTKNNQFQALLQYAEPVSAQHAKLSLDGQNIYNACCTLRIDFSKLTSLNVKYNNDKSRDYTRPDLPSGDSQPSLDQTMAAAFASPYAGAGFPPTFAIPQAAGLSVPNVHGALAPLAIPSAAAAAAAGRIALPGLAGAGNSVLLVSNLNPERVTPQSLFILFGVYGDVQRVKILFNKKENALVQMADGSQAQLAMSHLNGHKLHGKPVRITLSKHQNVQLPREGQEDQGLTKDYGSSPLHRFKKPGSKNFQNIFPPSATLHLSNIPPSISEDDLKILFSSNGGIVKGFKFFQKDRKMALIQMGSVEEAIQALIDLHNHDLGENHHLRVSFSKSTI, encoded by the exons ATGGACGG CATCGTCCCAGACATAGCAGTTGGTACAAAG cGGGGATCTGACGAGCTCTTCTCTGCCTGCGTCACCAACGGACCCTTTATCATGAGCAGCGGCTCGGCCTCCGCAG CCAACGGGAATGACAGCAAGAAGTTCAAGGGCGACAGCAGGAGCGCAGGCGTGCCCTCCCGCGTCATCCACATCCGAAAGCTGCCCAACGACGTCACCGAGGGCGAGGTCATCTCTCTGGGGCTGCCCTTCGGGAAGGTTACCAACCTCCTGATGCTGAAGGGGAAGAACCAG GCCTTCATCGAGATGAACACGGAGGAGGCCGCCAACACCATGGTGAACTATTACACGTCAGTGACGCCCGTGCTGCGCGGCCAGCCCATCTACATCCAGTTCTCTAACCACAAGGAGCTCAAGACCGACAGCTCGCCCAACCAGGCG CGCGCCCAGGCAGCCCTGCAGGCCGTGAACTCGGTCCAGTCAGGAAATCTGGCCCTGGCCGCCTCGGCCGCCGCGGTGGACGCCGGGATGGCGATGGCCGGCCAGAGCCCGGTGCTGAGGATCATCGTGGAGAATCTGTTCTACCCGGTGACCCTGGACGTGCTCCACCAG ATCTTCTCCAAGTTCGGCACGGTGCTGAAAATCATCACCTTCACCAAGAACAACCAGTTCCAGGCGCTGCTGCAGTACGCGGAGCCCGTGAGCGCCCAGCACGCCAAGCTG TCGCTGGACGGCCAGAACATCTATAACGCCTGCTGCACGCTGCGCATCGACTTCTCCAAGCTCACCAGCCTCAACGTCAAGTACAACAACGACAAGAGCCGCGACTACACGCGCCCCGACCTGCCCTCGGGCGACAGCCAGCCCTCGCTGGACCAGACCATGGCCGCGGCCTTCG CCTCTCCGTATGCAGGAGCTGGTTTCCCTCCCACCTTTGCCATTCCTCAAGCCGCAG gcCTCTCTGTCCCCAACGTGCACGGGGCGCTGGCCCCCCTGGCCATCCCGtcggcagcggcagcggcagcagcggGCAGGATCGCCCTCCCGGGCCTGGCTGGGGCCGGGAACTCTGTGCTGCTGGTCAGCAACCTGAACCCCGAG AGAGTCACACCCCAAAGCCTCTTTATTCTTTTCG GCGTGTACGGCGACGTGCAGCGGGTGAAGATCCTCTTCAACAAGAAGGAGAACGCGCTGGTGCAGATGGCCGACGGCAGCCAGGCCCAGCTGG CCATGAGCCACCTCAACGGGCACAAGCTGCACGGGAAGCCGGTGCGCATCACCCTGTCCAAGCACCAGAACGTGCAGCTGCCCCGCGAGGGCCAGGAGGACCAGGGCCTCACCAAGGACTACGGCAGCTCGCCGCTGCACCGCTTCAAGAAGCCGGGCTCCAAGAACTTCCAGAACATCTTCCCGCCCTCCGCCACCCTGCACCTCTCCAACATCCC GCCCTCCATATCCGAGGACGACCTCAAGATCCTCTTCTCCAGCAACGGCGGGATCGTCAAGGGGTTCAAGTTCTTCCA GAAGGACCGGAAGATGGCGCTGATCCAGATGGGCTCCGTGGAGGAGGCGATCCAGGCGCTCATCGACCTGCACAACCACGACCTGGGCGAGAACCACCACCTGCGGGTCTCTTTCTCCAAGTCCACCATCTAG
- the PTBP1 gene encoding polypyrimidine tract-binding protein 1 isoform X3 → MPSSCRPEEGPSPAVAAEEKVQSRGASIVPDIAVGTKRGSDELFSACVTNGPFIMSSGSASAANGNDSKKFKGDSRSAGVPSRVIHIRKLPNDVTEGEVISLGLPFGKVTNLLMLKGKNQAFIEMNTEEAANTMVNYYTSVTPVLRGQPIYIQFSNHKELKTDSSPNQARAQAALQAVNSVQSGNLALAASAAAVDAGMAMAGQSPVLRIIVENLFYPVTLDVLHQIFSKFGTVLKIITFTKNNQFQALLQYAEPVSAQHAKLSLDGQNIYNACCTLRIDFSKLTSLNVKYNNDKSRDYTRPDLPSGDSQPSLDQTMAAAFASPYAGAGFPPTFAIPQAAGLSVPNVHGALAPLAIPSAAAAAAAGRIALPGLAGAGNSVLLVSNLNPERVTPQSLFILFGVYGDVQRVKILFNKKENALVQMADGSQAQLAMSHLNGHKLHGKPVRITLSKHQNVQLPREGQEDQGLTKDYGSSPLHRFKKPGSKNFQNIFPPSATLHLSNIPPSISEDDLKILFSSNGGIVKGFKFFQKDRKMALIQMGSVEEAIQALIDLHNHDLGENHHLRVSFSKSTI, encoded by the exons ATGCCTTCCTCCTGCCGCCCTGAGGAGGGCCCGAGCCCCGCGGTGGCGGCGGAGGAGAAAGTCCAGTCACGCGGAGCCAG CATCGTCCCAGACATAGCAGTTGGTACAAAG cGGGGATCTGACGAGCTCTTCTCTGCCTGCGTCACCAACGGACCCTTTATCATGAGCAGCGGCTCGGCCTCCGCAG CCAACGGGAATGACAGCAAGAAGTTCAAGGGCGACAGCAGGAGCGCAGGCGTGCCCTCCCGCGTCATCCACATCCGAAAGCTGCCCAACGACGTCACCGAGGGCGAGGTCATCTCTCTGGGGCTGCCCTTCGGGAAGGTTACCAACCTCCTGATGCTGAAGGGGAAGAACCAG GCCTTCATCGAGATGAACACGGAGGAGGCCGCCAACACCATGGTGAACTATTACACGTCAGTGACGCCCGTGCTGCGCGGCCAGCCCATCTACATCCAGTTCTCTAACCACAAGGAGCTCAAGACCGACAGCTCGCCCAACCAGGCG CGCGCCCAGGCAGCCCTGCAGGCCGTGAACTCGGTCCAGTCAGGAAATCTGGCCCTGGCCGCCTCGGCCGCCGCGGTGGACGCCGGGATGGCGATGGCCGGCCAGAGCCCGGTGCTGAGGATCATCGTGGAGAATCTGTTCTACCCGGTGACCCTGGACGTGCTCCACCAG ATCTTCTCCAAGTTCGGCACGGTGCTGAAAATCATCACCTTCACCAAGAACAACCAGTTCCAGGCGCTGCTGCAGTACGCGGAGCCCGTGAGCGCCCAGCACGCCAAGCTG TCGCTGGACGGCCAGAACATCTATAACGCCTGCTGCACGCTGCGCATCGACTTCTCCAAGCTCACCAGCCTCAACGTCAAGTACAACAACGACAAGAGCCGCGACTACACGCGCCCCGACCTGCCCTCGGGCGACAGCCAGCCCTCGCTGGACCAGACCATGGCCGCGGCCTTCG CCTCTCCGTATGCAGGAGCTGGTTTCCCTCCCACCTTTGCCATTCCTCAAGCCGCAG gcCTCTCTGTCCCCAACGTGCACGGGGCGCTGGCCCCCCTGGCCATCCCGtcggcagcggcagcggcagcagcggGCAGGATCGCCCTCCCGGGCCTGGCTGGGGCCGGGAACTCTGTGCTGCTGGTCAGCAACCTGAACCCCGAG AGAGTCACACCCCAAAGCCTCTTTATTCTTTTCG GCGTGTACGGCGACGTGCAGCGGGTGAAGATCCTCTTCAACAAGAAGGAGAACGCGCTGGTGCAGATGGCCGACGGCAGCCAGGCCCAGCTGG CCATGAGCCACCTCAACGGGCACAAGCTGCACGGGAAGCCGGTGCGCATCACCCTGTCCAAGCACCAGAACGTGCAGCTGCCCCGCGAGGGCCAGGAGGACCAGGGCCTCACCAAGGACTACGGCAGCTCGCCGCTGCACCGCTTCAAGAAGCCGGGCTCCAAGAACTTCCAGAACATCTTCCCGCCCTCCGCCACCCTGCACCTCTCCAACATCCC GCCCTCCATATCCGAGGACGACCTCAAGATCCTCTTCTCCAGCAACGGCGGGATCGTCAAGGGGTTCAAGTTCTTCCA GAAGGACCGGAAGATGGCGCTGATCCAGATGGGCTCCGTGGAGGAGGCGATCCAGGCGCTCATCGACCTGCACAACCACGACCTGGGCGAGAACCACCACCTGCGGGTCTCTTTCTCCAAGTCCACCATCTAG
- the PTBP1 gene encoding polypyrimidine tract-binding protein 1 isoform X4: MDGIVPDIAVGTKRGSDELFSACVTNGPFIMSSGSASAANGNDSKKFKGDSRSAGVPSRVIHIRKLPNDVTEGEVISLGLPFGKVTNLLMLKGKNQAFIEMNTEEAANTMVNYYTSVTPVLRGQPIYIQFSNHKELKTDSSPNQARAQAALQAVNSVQSGNLALAASAAAVDAGMAMAGQSPVLRIIVENLFYPVTLDVLHQIFSKFGTVLKIITFTKNNQFQALLQYAEPVSAQHAKLSLDGQNIYNACCTLRIDFSKLTSLNVKYNNDKSRDYTRPDLPSGDSQPSLDQTMAAAFGAPGIMSASPYAGAGFPPTFAIPQAAGLSVPNVHGALAPLAIPSAAAAAAAGRIALPGLAGAGNSVLLVSNLNPERVTPQSLFILFGVYGDVQRVKILFNKKENALVQMADGSQAQLAMSHLNGHKLHGKPVRITLSKHQNVQLPREGQEDQGLTKDYGSSPLHRFKKPGSKNFQNIFPPSATLHLSNIPPSISEDDLKILFSSNGGIVKGFKFFQKDRKMALIQMGSVEEAIQALIDLHNHDLGENHHLRVSFSKSTI, from the exons ATGGACGG CATCGTCCCAGACATAGCAGTTGGTACAAAG cGGGGATCTGACGAGCTCTTCTCTGCCTGCGTCACCAACGGACCCTTTATCATGAGCAGCGGCTCGGCCTCCGCAG CCAACGGGAATGACAGCAAGAAGTTCAAGGGCGACAGCAGGAGCGCAGGCGTGCCCTCCCGCGTCATCCACATCCGAAAGCTGCCCAACGACGTCACCGAGGGCGAGGTCATCTCTCTGGGGCTGCCCTTCGGGAAGGTTACCAACCTCCTGATGCTGAAGGGGAAGAACCAG GCCTTCATCGAGATGAACACGGAGGAGGCCGCCAACACCATGGTGAACTATTACACGTCAGTGACGCCCGTGCTGCGCGGCCAGCCCATCTACATCCAGTTCTCTAACCACAAGGAGCTCAAGACCGACAGCTCGCCCAACCAGGCG CGCGCCCAGGCAGCCCTGCAGGCCGTGAACTCGGTCCAGTCAGGAAATCTGGCCCTGGCCGCCTCGGCCGCCGCGGTGGACGCCGGGATGGCGATGGCCGGCCAGAGCCCGGTGCTGAGGATCATCGTGGAGAATCTGTTCTACCCGGTGACCCTGGACGTGCTCCACCAG ATCTTCTCCAAGTTCGGCACGGTGCTGAAAATCATCACCTTCACCAAGAACAACCAGTTCCAGGCGCTGCTGCAGTACGCGGAGCCCGTGAGCGCCCAGCACGCCAAGCTG TCGCTGGACGGCCAGAACATCTATAACGCCTGCTGCACGCTGCGCATCGACTTCTCCAAGCTCACCAGCCTCAACGTCAAGTACAACAACGACAAGAGCCGCGACTACACGCGCCCCGACCTGCCCTCGGGCGACAGCCAGCCCTCGCTGGACCAGACCATGGCCGCGGCCTTCG GTGCGCCTGGTATAATGTCAGCCTCTCCGTATGCAGGAGCTGGTTTCCCTCCCACCTTTGCCATTCCTCAAGCCGCAG gcCTCTCTGTCCCCAACGTGCACGGGGCGCTGGCCCCCCTGGCCATCCCGtcggcagcggcagcggcagcagcggGCAGGATCGCCCTCCCGGGCCTGGCTGGGGCCGGGAACTCTGTGCTGCTGGTCAGCAACCTGAACCCCGAG AGAGTCACACCCCAAAGCCTCTTTATTCTTTTCG GCGTGTACGGCGACGTGCAGCGGGTGAAGATCCTCTTCAACAAGAAGGAGAACGCGCTGGTGCAGATGGCCGACGGCAGCCAGGCCCAGCTGG CCATGAGCCACCTCAACGGGCACAAGCTGCACGGGAAGCCGGTGCGCATCACCCTGTCCAAGCACCAGAACGTGCAGCTGCCCCGCGAGGGCCAGGAGGACCAGGGCCTCACCAAGGACTACGGCAGCTCGCCGCTGCACCGCTTCAAGAAGCCGGGCTCCAAGAACTTCCAGAACATCTTCCCGCCCTCCGCCACCCTGCACCTCTCCAACATCCC GCCCTCCATATCCGAGGACGACCTCAAGATCCTCTTCTCCAGCAACGGCGGGATCGTCAAGGGGTTCAAGTTCTTCCA GAAGGACCGGAAGATGGCGCTGATCCAGATGGGCTCCGTGGAGGAGGCGATCCAGGCGCTCATCGACCTGCACAACCACGACCTGGGCGAGAACCACCACCTGCGGGTCTCTTTCTCCAAGTCCACCATCTAG
- the PTBP1 gene encoding polypyrimidine tract-binding protein 1 isoform X7: MDGIVPDIAVGTKRGSDELFSACVTNGPFIMSSGSASAANGNDSKKFKGDSRSAGVPSRVIHIRKLPNDVTEGEVISLGLPFGKVTNLLMLKGKNQAFIEMNTEEAANTMVNYYTSVTPVLRGQPIYIQFSNHKELKTDSSPNQARAQAALQAVNSVQSGNLALAASAAAVDAGMAMAGQSPVLRIIVENLFYPVTLDVLHQIFSKFGTVLKIITFTKNNQFQALLQYAEPVSAQHAKLSLDGQNIYNACCTLRIDFSKLTSLNVKYNNDKSRDYTRPDLPSGDSQPSLDQTMAAAFGLSVPNVHGALAPLAIPSAAAAAAAGRIALPGLAGAGNSVLLVSNLNPERVTPQSLFILFGVYGDVQRVKILFNKKENALVQMADGSQAQLAMSHLNGHKLHGKPVRITLSKHQNVQLPREGQEDQGLTKDYGSSPLHRFKKPGSKNFQNIFPPSATLHLSNIPPSISEDDLKILFSSNGGIVKGFKFFQKDRKMALIQMGSVEEAIQALIDLHNHDLGENHHLRVSFSKSTI; encoded by the exons ATGGACGG CATCGTCCCAGACATAGCAGTTGGTACAAAG cGGGGATCTGACGAGCTCTTCTCTGCCTGCGTCACCAACGGACCCTTTATCATGAGCAGCGGCTCGGCCTCCGCAG CCAACGGGAATGACAGCAAGAAGTTCAAGGGCGACAGCAGGAGCGCAGGCGTGCCCTCCCGCGTCATCCACATCCGAAAGCTGCCCAACGACGTCACCGAGGGCGAGGTCATCTCTCTGGGGCTGCCCTTCGGGAAGGTTACCAACCTCCTGATGCTGAAGGGGAAGAACCAG GCCTTCATCGAGATGAACACGGAGGAGGCCGCCAACACCATGGTGAACTATTACACGTCAGTGACGCCCGTGCTGCGCGGCCAGCCCATCTACATCCAGTTCTCTAACCACAAGGAGCTCAAGACCGACAGCTCGCCCAACCAGGCG CGCGCCCAGGCAGCCCTGCAGGCCGTGAACTCGGTCCAGTCAGGAAATCTGGCCCTGGCCGCCTCGGCCGCCGCGGTGGACGCCGGGATGGCGATGGCCGGCCAGAGCCCGGTGCTGAGGATCATCGTGGAGAATCTGTTCTACCCGGTGACCCTGGACGTGCTCCACCAG ATCTTCTCCAAGTTCGGCACGGTGCTGAAAATCATCACCTTCACCAAGAACAACCAGTTCCAGGCGCTGCTGCAGTACGCGGAGCCCGTGAGCGCCCAGCACGCCAAGCTG TCGCTGGACGGCCAGAACATCTATAACGCCTGCTGCACGCTGCGCATCGACTTCTCCAAGCTCACCAGCCTCAACGTCAAGTACAACAACGACAAGAGCCGCGACTACACGCGCCCCGACCTGCCCTCGGGCGACAGCCAGCCCTCGCTGGACCAGACCATGGCCGCGGCCTTCG gcCTCTCTGTCCCCAACGTGCACGGGGCGCTGGCCCCCCTGGCCATCCCGtcggcagcggcagcggcagcagcggGCAGGATCGCCCTCCCGGGCCTGGCTGGGGCCGGGAACTCTGTGCTGCTGGTCAGCAACCTGAACCCCGAG AGAGTCACACCCCAAAGCCTCTTTATTCTTTTCG GCGTGTACGGCGACGTGCAGCGGGTGAAGATCCTCTTCAACAAGAAGGAGAACGCGCTGGTGCAGATGGCCGACGGCAGCCAGGCCCAGCTGG CCATGAGCCACCTCAACGGGCACAAGCTGCACGGGAAGCCGGTGCGCATCACCCTGTCCAAGCACCAGAACGTGCAGCTGCCCCGCGAGGGCCAGGAGGACCAGGGCCTCACCAAGGACTACGGCAGCTCGCCGCTGCACCGCTTCAAGAAGCCGGGCTCCAAGAACTTCCAGAACATCTTCCCGCCCTCCGCCACCCTGCACCTCTCCAACATCCC GCCCTCCATATCCGAGGACGACCTCAAGATCCTCTTCTCCAGCAACGGCGGGATCGTCAAGGGGTTCAAGTTCTTCCA GAAGGACCGGAAGATGGCGCTGATCCAGATGGGCTCCGTGGAGGAGGCGATCCAGGCGCTCATCGACCTGCACAACCACGACCTGGGCGAGAACCACCACCTGCGGGTCTCTTTCTCCAAGTCCACCATCTAG
- the PTBP1 gene encoding polypyrimidine tract-binding protein 1 isoform X8, whose product MSSGSASAANGNDSKKFKGDSRSAGVPSRVIHIRKLPNDVTEGEVISLGLPFGKVTNLLMLKGKNQAFIEMNTEEAANTMVNYYTSVTPVLRGQPIYIQFSNHKELKTDSSPNQARAQAALQAVNSVQSGNLALAASAAAVDAGMAMAGQSPVLRIIVENLFYPVTLDVLHQIFSKFGTVLKIITFTKNNQFQALLQYAEPVSAQHAKLSLDGQNIYNACCTLRIDFSKLTSLNVKYNNDKSRDYTRPDLPSGDSQPSLDQTMAAAFGAPGIMSASPYAGAGFPPTFAIPQAAGLSVPNVHGALAPLAIPSAAAAAAAGRIALPGLAGAGNSVLLVSNLNPERVTPQSLFILFGVYGDVQRVKILFNKKENALVQMADGSQAQLAMSHLNGHKLHGKPVRITLSKHQNVQLPREGQEDQGLTKDYGSSPLHRFKKPGSKNFQNIFPPSATLHLSNIPPSISEDDLKILFSSNGGIVKGFKFFQKDRKMALIQMGSVEEAIQALIDLHNHDLGENHHLRVSFSKSTI is encoded by the exons ATGAGCAGCGGCTCGGCCTCCGCAG CCAACGGGAATGACAGCAAGAAGTTCAAGGGCGACAGCAGGAGCGCAGGCGTGCCCTCCCGCGTCATCCACATCCGAAAGCTGCCCAACGACGTCACCGAGGGCGAGGTCATCTCTCTGGGGCTGCCCTTCGGGAAGGTTACCAACCTCCTGATGCTGAAGGGGAAGAACCAG GCCTTCATCGAGATGAACACGGAGGAGGCCGCCAACACCATGGTGAACTATTACACGTCAGTGACGCCCGTGCTGCGCGGCCAGCCCATCTACATCCAGTTCTCTAACCACAAGGAGCTCAAGACCGACAGCTCGCCCAACCAGGCG CGCGCCCAGGCAGCCCTGCAGGCCGTGAACTCGGTCCAGTCAGGAAATCTGGCCCTGGCCGCCTCGGCCGCCGCGGTGGACGCCGGGATGGCGATGGCCGGCCAGAGCCCGGTGCTGAGGATCATCGTGGAGAATCTGTTCTACCCGGTGACCCTGGACGTGCTCCACCAG ATCTTCTCCAAGTTCGGCACGGTGCTGAAAATCATCACCTTCACCAAGAACAACCAGTTCCAGGCGCTGCTGCAGTACGCGGAGCCCGTGAGCGCCCAGCACGCCAAGCTG TCGCTGGACGGCCAGAACATCTATAACGCCTGCTGCACGCTGCGCATCGACTTCTCCAAGCTCACCAGCCTCAACGTCAAGTACAACAACGACAAGAGCCGCGACTACACGCGCCCCGACCTGCCCTCGGGCGACAGCCAGCCCTCGCTGGACCAGACCATGGCCGCGGCCTTCG GTGCGCCTGGTATAATGTCAGCCTCTCCGTATGCAGGAGCTGGTTTCCCTCCCACCTTTGCCATTCCTCAAGCCGCAG gcCTCTCTGTCCCCAACGTGCACGGGGCGCTGGCCCCCCTGGCCATCCCGtcggcagcggcagcggcagcagcggGCAGGATCGCCCTCCCGGGCCTGGCTGGGGCCGGGAACTCTGTGCTGCTGGTCAGCAACCTGAACCCCGAG AGAGTCACACCCCAAAGCCTCTTTATTCTTTTCG GCGTGTACGGCGACGTGCAGCGGGTGAAGATCCTCTTCAACAAGAAGGAGAACGCGCTGGTGCAGATGGCCGACGGCAGCCAGGCCCAGCTGG CCATGAGCCACCTCAACGGGCACAAGCTGCACGGGAAGCCGGTGCGCATCACCCTGTCCAAGCACCAGAACGTGCAGCTGCCCCGCGAGGGCCAGGAGGACCAGGGCCTCACCAAGGACTACGGCAGCTCGCCGCTGCACCGCTTCAAGAAGCCGGGCTCCAAGAACTTCCAGAACATCTTCCCGCCCTCCGCCACCCTGCACCTCTCCAACATCCC GCCCTCCATATCCGAGGACGACCTCAAGATCCTCTTCTCCAGCAACGGCGGGATCGTCAAGGGGTTCAAGTTCTTCCA GAAGGACCGGAAGATGGCGCTGATCCAGATGGGCTCCGTGGAGGAGGCGATCCAGGCGCTCATCGACCTGCACAACCACGACCTGGGCGAGAACCACCACCTGCGGGTCTCTTTCTCCAAGTCCACCATCTAG